One window of Gammaproteobacteria bacterium genomic DNA carries:
- a CDS encoding CRISPR-associated protein Csm1, with protein MNYEELLAASCRVALAAMLHDLGKFAERAGLGLPELDGNKATYCPSWKGRHSHIHAAYSGMAIDAIEENIPDIKREKMTPFSSWGDRERKDDSLINAAAMHHRPETPLQRIIATADRLASGFERAKFEEYNQAEEEREENGKKVNYRQARQWSLLESIRLNEEKPDCPKHRLPLRAMAPESIFPMVTQDVNNEKARQEYRELWNQLVAGLKDIPERHRDSLPLWLDHFDSLYLTFTHTIPSATATKKPSGGFMEIPSDVSLYDHSKATTALAVALWQYHNDRGSVETSFSEQRWKDWDQHAEEEILLIQGDFFGIQDFIFSGGGESTKKAAKLLRGRSFSVALLTELAAVRVLEVFQLPATAQIINAAGKFLIVAANLQDAEKRVECVRRELDQWFLKHTFGQGGIGLAITKAKRVDFKKGAFQKLMKRLFNDLDRRKRRRFDLCESNAPLPIFKIAYQEGACVVCGKAPAVIEKEDEKANMKICRLCGDQIDIGKKLVKEERLLVTRNKVNNDTLALDCFGYRVTFTATEETSGKFGLLVKNGDLLRAWDFSLPSKDGEAPLWNGYARRAINGYVPRGEDDTIKDFGDLAKSSIVKDDKDPQHGVAALGILKGDVDNLGQVFMNGMKEPTFARMAALSRQVNAFFSVWLPWRCAKDFPETYTVFAGGDDFFLIGPWREQISLADEMRKEFLRYVGGNSDLHFSAGLAVTKPGIPILSLTDLAEEALDKAKAHGDGKEKNAITCWNRTVRWNTFGEMLAAEEELADVVALLKQEYDVDMSTGYFYGLLYLCEQAESAKKKPEDNIWRSRFTYRSWRFVMDKLHVDNEKREKIYRQEFAEKIGKRISTNMGDYKIALFTHLYQRRRYKTE; from the coding sequence ATGAATTATGAGGAACTCCTGGCTGCTTCCTGCCGTGTTGCCCTAGCAGCGATGTTGCACGATTTGGGTAAGTTCGCCGAGCGGGCGGGGCTGGGCTTGCCTGAGCTTGATGGTAATAAAGCGACCTACTGCCCCTCATGGAAGGGACGACATTCTCATATTCATGCGGCCTATTCTGGAATGGCCATTGACGCCATCGAGGAAAACATTCCTGACATTAAACGGGAAAAGATGACCCCCTTTAGCTCTTGGGGAGATCGGGAACGAAAAGACGATTCCTTAATTAATGCGGCGGCAATGCACCATAGGCCCGAGACGCCATTACAACGGATCATTGCCACCGCCGACCGGTTGGCCTCTGGTTTTGAACGGGCAAAATTTGAGGAGTACAACCAAGCCGAGGAAGAACGAGAGGAGAATGGAAAAAAAGTGAACTATCGGCAAGCACGGCAATGGTCCCTGTTGGAGAGCATTCGTCTCAATGAAGAAAAGCCCGATTGTCCTAAACATCGCCTGCCGTTGCGCGCCATGGCCCCGGAATCCATTTTCCCTATGGTCACGCAGGATGTCAATAATGAGAAAGCTCGCCAAGAGTACAGGGAACTGTGGAATCAACTCGTTGCTGGGTTAAAGGATATTCCAGAACGTCATCGGGATTCATTGCCACTCTGGCTTGATCATTTCGACAGCCTCTATCTGACTTTCACCCATACGATTCCATCCGCTACGGCAACGAAAAAACCCAGTGGTGGATTTATGGAGATTCCATCAGACGTATCTCTTTACGACCATTCCAAAGCTACCACGGCATTAGCGGTAGCTCTATGGCAATATCACAATGATCGCGGCAGCGTGGAAACGTCATTCTCGGAACAACGGTGGAAAGACTGGGACCAGCACGCCGAGGAAGAAATTCTTTTGATCCAAGGAGACTTCTTCGGTATTCAGGATTTCATTTTCTCCGGTGGCGGCGAAAGCACGAAGAAGGCGGCTAAGTTGCTACGTGGCCGATCTTTTTCTGTCGCGTTGCTGACAGAATTGGCGGCAGTGAGAGTGCTGGAGGTGTTTCAACTACCGGCCACGGCCCAGATCATCAATGCGGCGGGGAAATTCCTGATCGTGGCAGCCAACCTGCAAGACGCGGAGAAACGGGTGGAGTGCGTTCGCAGGGAATTGGACCAGTGGTTTCTGAAACACACCTTTGGCCAAGGTGGCATCGGGCTGGCCATCACCAAAGCGAAGCGGGTGGATTTTAAGAAAGGAGCCTTCCAGAAACTCATGAAGCGGTTGTTCAATGATCTGGATCGACGTAAGCGGCGACGGTTTGACCTATGCGAATCAAATGCCCCGTTGCCTATTTTTAAGATTGCCTACCAAGAAGGCGCGTGCGTTGTCTGCGGCAAAGCACCTGCCGTGATCGAAAAGGAAGACGAGAAAGCAAATATGAAGATCTGCCGTCTTTGCGGCGACCAGATCGACATCGGAAAAAAATTGGTCAAGGAGGAACGCCTACTCGTCACCCGCAATAAAGTAAACAATGATACCTTGGCCCTGGACTGCTTCGGTTATCGAGTGACTTTCACCGCCACCGAAGAGACAAGTGGCAAGTTTGGTCTCTTGGTGAAGAATGGTGATCTATTGCGGGCCTGGGATTTTTCACTGCCAAGTAAAGATGGCGAAGCTCCTTTATGGAATGGTTATGCCCGGCGGGCCATCAATGGTTATGTCCCCAGGGGAGAGGACGACACCATTAAAGATTTCGGAGATCTCGCCAAGAGTAGTATTGTGAAGGATGATAAGGATCCACAGCACGGTGTGGCGGCCCTGGGGATTCTCAAGGGAGATGTGGATAACCTGGGGCAGGTTTTTATGAATGGGATGAAGGAACCCACCTTCGCCCGGATGGCGGCCCTAAGCCGACAGGTAAACGCCTTTTTCTCCGTTTGGTTACCGTGGCGGTGCGCCAAGGACTTTCCCGAAACCTACACCGTCTTTGCTGGAGGTGATGACTTCTTTCTCATCGGCCCTTGGCGAGAACAAATCAGCCTGGCGGACGAAATGCGTAAGGAGTTTTTGCGATACGTAGGAGGTAATTCTGACCTGCACTTTTCGGCGGGATTGGCCGTGACCAAGCCGGGTATTCCAATTCTCTCTTTAACCGATCTGGCGGAAGAGGCCCTGGACAAGGCCAAGGCCCATGGCGATGGAAAAGAGAAAAACGCTATCACCTGTTGGAATCGTACCGTACGCTGGAACACTTTCGGCGAAATGCTAGCGGCGGAAGAGGAACTGGCAGACGTGGTGGCTTTGTTGAAGCAGGAATATGATGTTGATATGAGCACAGGCTATTTCTACGGTCTGCTTTACCTCTGTGAGCAAGCGGAGAGTGCCAAGAAAAAACCAGAAGACAATATCTGGCGTTCCCGGTTTACCTATAGGAGTTGGCGTTTTGTGATGGACAAGTTGCACGTAGATAACGAAAAACGCGAGAAAATCTACCGGCAAGAATTCGCCGAGAAGATTGGCAAAAGGATTTCAACAAATATGGGCGATTACAAGATTGCTCTGTTCACACACCTTTACCAACGTCGGAGGTATAAAACCGAATGA
- a CDS encoding CRISPR-associated protein Csm2 — MSPTPRNQSTPSRNPGGGFSGTQSREGSPTLQQPPSDTSRIKFDEIDADLFDKIAKNMARKLAENTKSNKPTQLRRFYDEICMWNERVEMEEKRFDELLPFIRMLNAKAAYAKGRNLVDENFVILIRHCLSEVKNPKTMKYFKLFMEAVMGFYKEERPKDS; from the coding sequence ATGAGTCCTACACCAAGAAATCAGTCAACACCGAGTCGGAATCCCGGAGGTGGTTTTTCGGGAACGCAAAGTAGGGAAGGATCGCCCACGCTACAGCAACCTCCGTCGGATACCAGCAGGATCAAGTTCGACGAAATTGATGCTGACTTATTTGACAAAATTGCCAAGAATATGGCAAGAAAACTGGCAGAGAACACCAAGAGCAACAAGCCTACTCAACTCCGCCGGTTCTATGACGAAATCTGTATGTGGAACGAAAGGGTTGAAATGGAAGAAAAGAGGTTTGACGAATTACTTCCATTCATTCGGATGCTCAACGCTAAGGCGGCTTACGCTAAGGGTAGGAACTTGGTGGATGAGAACTTTGTCATCCTCATACGTCATTGCCTGTCCGAGGTGAAAAACCCGAAGACCATGAAGTATTTTAAACTCTTCATGGAGGCAGTGATGGGGTTTTACAAAGAAGAGCGGCCCAAAGATTCTTAA